From Nicotiana tabacum cultivar K326 chromosome 15, ASM71507v2, whole genome shotgun sequence, the proteins below share one genomic window:
- the LOC107814251 gene encoding uncharacterized protein LOC107814251 — MGPFPASNGHRYILVAVDYVSKWAEAVALHTNDAKVVMSFVKIRFGTPGALISDEEKTKRWHDKHILHREFESGQAVLLFNSRLKLFRGKLKSRWSDPFEVGRVTKHGAIKLKDLESNDTFLVNGKRVKHYWGGGIRHHKTSIDLVDA; from the exons ATGGGGCCGTTTCCAGCATCAAACGGCCATCGATACATCTTGGTTGCAGTTgactatgtgtcaaaatgggCTGAGGCTGTGGCTTTGCATACAAATGATGCTAAAGTGGTGATGAGCTTTGTGAAGATCAGATTTGGCACTCCGGGTGCTTTGATCAGTGATGAAG aaaaaacaaagagatgGCATGACAAACACATTTTGCATCGTGAGTTCGAATCCGGTCAAGccgttctcttgttcaattcaagGTTGAAGCTCTTTCGTGGGAAGCTCAAGTCGAGATGGTCGGATCCATTTGAAGTAGGACGGGTTACAAAGCATGGAGCCATTAAGCTAAAGGACCTTGAGAGTAATGATACATTTTTAGTCAATGGGAAAAGAGtgaaacactattggggtggtggcATTCGTCATCACAAAACTTCGATAGACTTGGTGGATGCATGA